From the genome of Vicia villosa cultivar HV-30 ecotype Madison, WI linkage group LG2, Vvil1.0, whole genome shotgun sequence, one region includes:
- the LOC131649098 gene encoding uncharacterized protein LOC131649098: MKDIISKKRSIASEPIQLTETCSAILQGLKIPVKKKDRGAVTIPCTIGDISFKKALIDLGESVILMPLSIYKKLGLGAVQDTRMTLQFANHSMKRPYSIANDVLVKIDKFVFLVDFVVLEMPEDEQIPLISGRPFLETGRCMIDMEGGTMTLKVYDEELKIDVRDTMKFRDEEISSKQVGILDTVFIQVIQSKIPELPLERVLILSIYEKDEDINEAESKVLAMLEA; the protein is encoded by the coding sequence ATGAAAGACATTATATCAAAGAAGAGATCTATTGCGTCCGAACCAATTCAATTGACGGAGACTTGCAGTGCTATACTTCAAGGTTTAAAAATTCCAGTGAAGAAGAAAGATAGAGGGGCGGTGACTATTCCGTGCACAATAGGAGACATATCCTTCAAGAAAGCACTAATTGATTTAGGTGAAAGTGTCATCTTGATGCCCCTATCAATTTACAAAAAGCTTGGGCTAGGTGCAGTACAAGACACACGCATGACACTGCAATTTGCAAATCACTCGATGAAGAGACCCTATAGTATTGCTAATGATGTCCTAGTGAagattgataagtttgtttttctggtggatttTGTTGTCCTTGAAATGCCAGAAGATGAGCAAATCCCTTTGATTTCGGGAAGACCTTTTCTCGAGACAGGAAGATGCATGATAGATATGGAGGGAGGCACAATGACCCTCAAAGTCTATGATGAAGAGTTGAAGATCGATGTCAGAGATAccatgaagttcagagatgaagAGATTTCGAGCAAGCAAGTTGGAATATTGGACACGGTTTTCATCCAAGTTATTCAGAGTAAGATACCAGAATTACCATTGGAAAGAGTCCTCATTTTGTCTATTTATGAGAAGGATGAAGATATAAATGAAGCGGAATCTAAAGTGCTTGCTATGTTAGAAGCATAA